CCGGCGGGAAGCTGGAACGAACATCCGCCCGCGGCCAGACCCGCATTTATTTGCCTTCGCGTGGCTGACGTTGAGTCGATGGCCGACCGAGACGACGTCTGTATACTGTTGCCGACATTCAACGAGGCTGAGACTATCGAGTCGGTCGTGTCCGGGTTCCGTGAGCAGGGCTTCGACAACGTCCTCGTCATCGACGGCGGGTCGACCGATAAGACACAGGAAGTCGCCGAATCAGCCGGTGCACGGGTCGTCGAACAGTCCGGCTCGGGGAAGGGGCAGGCCGTCAGAGAGGCGGTGGCGCGCCACATCGAGCAGCCGTACGTCCTGATGGCTGACGGCGACGCGACATATCGGCCCGACGAGGCAGACCGGTTGCTCGAACCGCTGCTCTCGGGACAGGCCGCACACGTCATCGGAAACCGCTTTGCGGATATGCAGCCCGGCGCGATGACGAAACTCAACCAGATCGGCAACCGTATCATCAATAGTGCCTTCGAAACGATCCACGGACGGGACCTCACTGATATCCTCTCGGGGTATCGTGCGTTTACGCGGCAGTCGTTCCAGCGGAGTTCGCTGACGGCGTCGGGCTTCGGTATCGAGACCGAGATGGCTGTCGAGTGTGTCAAACACAACATCTCGACGGCGGTGGTGCCGATCACCTATCTGCCCCGGCCCGACGAGTCCGATACGAACCTCCGCCCGTTCCGGGACGGCGCAACGATTATCCTGACGCTGTACCAGATGGCAAAGACCAACAATCCGCTCTTTTACTTCGGGAGCGTCGGCCTCGGGAGCACTGTGGTCGGGTTCCTGCTCGGAGCGTACGTGGCCTACGACTGGGTTGTCAACAGCATCTCACACGAGGTGATAGCCGTTATCGGCTCGTTCGCTATTCTGCTGGGGATCCAACTTCTCATGTTCGGTGTCCTCTCAGATATGCTCGTGGCGGTGAACCGCGAGCAGACGCGCCGGTTGGAGGACATCGCTGTCCAACTCACACACGAGAGCCCCAATCAGCCGGCGGATGTGTTCGATGACCAGCAGACCGGCGACGCGGAAGGCACCGAGGAGAGCGACAGCGGGACAGAGCCGGCGGTATCTCCGCGTCAGCCCGACAAATAGCTCAGAACGGGACCAACGCGCGCAGCTGGGAGAGAAGACTGTTTCTGGTGGCTTCCCGTTTCCGTTCGAAGATCGGATGGAGGTCGTTGAGTAGCTCCTGTTCGTTGTCGAACTCCGTGGCGTTCGTCTCCTCAAGCGCCTCGGCGACGGTCATCGAGTGGCCCGACGCGTCGAAGGGTACTGCGATGTGGCCGGCGGCGTCCCGGACCTCTCTCGTGGTCGCGGGATACTCGATGTCCACGTCCGACAGGCGGGCGTCGAGTGCCGCGATACCGAACTCGATGACGTCTGGCTCGTCGCTGTTATCGGCTGGTGGCCGTACTCCCATTGGTAAAGCGATGGGGCCGGGGGATAGAAAAGTCTGCGTTGTCGGTTAGCTCTGGCAGCCGGCCAGCCACTCCTCGGCCCAGTCCTCGATCTCGTCGAACACCGGACAGAGCGATTCCCCCTTGGGGGTGAGCTGGTAGTACGTCGCGACCGGGGCGTCCTCTTCTAGGCGACGGTCGACGAAGTCCATCTCCTGAAGGTCATCGAGGACCCGCGAGAGGGTTCGAGAGCTGGCGTCGGTGGCGCGTTTGAGCTCGTTGAACCGCTGTTCGCCGTTCTGGAGTTCGTGGAGCACGACTAGTCGCCAGCGCGACCCGATCTGTTCCAGCGATTCGATGACGGCACACGGCCCGCTCTCTTCCTCTTCCTCAGCGGCAGTGAATACTTCAGATGACATCGATGCTACCTAGTATCTCTGTTGTCCGGGAACGTACAAATAGGTTCGGATGCGAACCAAGTAACGTAATGAAACTACCAATCGCGGTTCGACAGTCACGTAGCGAAACTCCCACTGCTCCGGAGGTGAGCGCCTGATGGCGTTTGAGTCCGCCGGGGCGGCCGAACTGTTCCTGCTGGGGCGGCTCCTGTTCGGTGGGGTTCTCGCTTTCATGGGTCTGAACCACTTCCAGAGCGCCGAGCAGATGACTCCCTACGCGGAGGCAAAGGGACTTCCGGCACCCGCGGCATCAGTTTACGGGAGCGGCGGGCTGCTCCTCGTCAGCGGCGTCCTCCTCATCCTCGGCGCGTACCCCGTCATCGCGGCCGGGGCGCTGGCGACGTTCCTCATCGCTTCCGCCGTCATGATGCATAATTTCTGGGCCGTCCCGGACGACCAGATACAGGACGAGATGACGCAGTTCCTCAAGAACGTCGCCCTCGCCGGCGGCGCGATAGCGTTGCTGGCGGTGGCCGGCACATCGTGGCCGTACAGCGTCGGTATGGCCCTGTTCTGAGGCGACGGAGCCGCTGGCACGGTTGCCTGACTCCGGTCCGCTCCCGGCTTGTCACTGTTCGGGAGTGACACCTGCCGCCATCCATAAGCCGTCGCGTACCCGAACTGTGCGTGAATGATGCAGTCGCTGCCGACGCCGGTCATTCCCGCGTGGCTCCCGTGGCAGGAAGCGGTTGTGCTTGCCGTGGTGCTTGCTGTCCTCATTGCTGCCCGTCGCTTCTCGGACGTACGGCTTGGGGACAAGATGCGGGCACGGCTCCTTCTCGGGGTCCCGTGGGGGACCTTGCTGACAATGGCCGGCGTCGCGGCGGTGTACCTGTTCCTGCAGGGCGCGTGGTGGCACCCGCGGAACCCGCTTGTCACACCGTTCCGGACGTGGTCGTACTTCTATCCGTTCGGGATGCTCACCGGTGCGTTCACCCACGGCAGTCAGGGGCATCTCACGGGCAATCTCATGGGGACACTGGTGTACGGAACGGTCGCGGAGTACGTCTGGGGGCATTACCCTCGTAAGCGGGGCGTCCAGACCTTCACAGCTCTGCAGACGAATCCGCTCGCCCGGATTCTGGCCGTTCCAGTCGCCATGTTCACTGTCGGCGTGTTCTCCGCGGTGTTCGCCATCGGGCCGATAGTGGGCTTTTCCGGCGTCGTGTTTGCCATCGCTGGATTCGCGCTTGTGACGCGGCCGACGCTGTTTCTCGGTGCGCTGCTTGGCTCCCGCGTGCTCGATCTCCTGTTATCGGCACTCCGCTACCCTGTATCGACGGCGTCAGGCCAGACCCGGTTCGTGACGCCATGGTGGTCCAGTATCGCTATTCAGGGCCATGCTCTCGGCATTCTGGCCGGTGTCATCGTCGCTCTCGCGCTCCTCTGGAACCGGGACGAACGCCCCGACACGCTTCGGGTGTTCTTTGCGACGCTTGTGTTCGCCGTCGCACAGGGGCTGTGGGCGGTGTATCTCCCCCTCGGCGGCGGCCGGTTTCGGCTGTTCCGCTGGGTCGGGACGGCGCTGGTGTTCGTTCTGGCGCTCACCGTCGCGGCGGCGACCGTCGGCTCCGACCGCTCGTTCCGACTGGGAGTCGACCGGCGACCGGCGTCGCTCGCAGTGGTCATCCTACTCGTCGCCCTCAGCGCACTGAGTTTCGCTGCCATCCCGACGAATCTCGTTGACCTGCAAGCGGACCAGCTCCCCGAAGACGGTATTGAGGTCAGAGACTACGTGGTGACCTACGACGAGAACGTCCCGAACGCATACTTCGAGAGCATCTGGGTCCCAACGCAGAGAGAGGGGACAAGCGTCAACGCCAGTGGCGTCATCGTCGCCAGCGCAGAGCGGGAGATCTGGATCGCCGCCGTCCAGCCCGGCCGGCTCGCGGTCAACGGGCAGGAGCGGGTCACGGTCGGCGGGCCGACTTGGCGCGAGTCGGTGTCCGCGAAACGGACGGACTGGTCGGTGCTCGGCAATGCTAGCGTCTACCGGGTCCAGCTCAGGCGCGAGGGGGGCCAGCCCCGAACGGCCTACACTTCCGAGCCGTCGACGGCGGACGTGATAC
The Haloarcula sp. CBA1129 genome window above contains:
- the aglJ gene encoding S-layer glycoprotein N-glycosyltransferase AglJ, which encodes MADRDDVCILLPTFNEAETIESVVSGFREQGFDNVLVIDGGSTDKTQEVAESAGARVVEQSGSGKGQAVREAVARHIEQPYVLMADGDATYRPDEADRLLEPLLSGQAAHVIGNRFADMQPGAMTKLNQIGNRIINSAFETIHGRDLTDILSGYRAFTRQSFQRSSLTASGFGIETEMAVECVKHNISTAVVPITYLPRPDESDTNLRPFRDGATIILTLYQMAKTNNPLFYFGSVGLGSTVVGFLLGAYVAYDWVVNSISHEVIAVIGSFAILLGIQLLMFGVLSDMLVAVNREQTRRLEDIAVQLTHESPNQPADVFDDQQTGDAEGTEESDSGTEPAVSPRQPDK
- a CDS encoding helix-turn-helix domain-containing protein, whose product is MSSEVFTAAEEEEESGPCAVIESLEQIGSRWRLVVLHELQNGEQRFNELKRATDASSRTLSRVLDDLQEMDFVDRRLEEDAPVATYYQLTPKGESLCPVFDEIEDWAEEWLAGCQS
- a CDS encoding DoxX family membrane protein encodes the protein MAFESAGAAELFLLGRLLFGGVLAFMGLNHFQSAEQMTPYAEAKGLPAPAASVYGSGGLLLVSGVLLILGAYPVIAAGALATFLIASAVMMHNFWAVPDDQIQDEMTQFLKNVALAGGAIALLAVAGTSWPYSVGMALF
- a CDS encoding rhomboid family intramembrane serine protease; translation: MMQSLPTPVIPAWLPWQEAVVLAVVLAVLIAARRFSDVRLGDKMRARLLLGVPWGTLLTMAGVAAVYLFLQGAWWHPRNPLVTPFRTWSYFYPFGMLTGAFTHGSQGHLTGNLMGTLVYGTVAEYVWGHYPRKRGVQTFTALQTNPLARILAVPVAMFTVGVFSAVFAIGPIVGFSGVVFAIAGFALVTRPTLFLGALLGSRVLDLLLSALRYPVSTASGQTRFVTPWWSSIAIQGHALGILAGVIVALALLWNRDERPDTLRVFFATLVFAVAQGLWAVYLPLGGGRFRLFRWVGTALVFVLALTVAAATVGSDRSFRLGVDRRPASLAVVILLVALSALSFAAIPTNLVDLQADQLPEDGIEVRDYVVTYDENVPNAYFESIWVPTQREGTSVNASGVIVASAEREIWIAAVQPGRLAVNGQERVTVGGPTWRESVSAKRTDWSVLGNASVYRVQLRREGGQPRTAYTSEPSTADVILDGRNVTVAARQNGFDVVVTRGNETVGQAPLPANMTRTRVGGLTFERNRSRLYARTDGTRVKVAERRQQAARS